In one window of Macaca thibetana thibetana isolate TM-01 chromosome 5, ASM2454274v1, whole genome shotgun sequence DNA:
- the LOC126955314 gene encoding growth-regulated alpha protein-like, translated as MARAALSAAPSNPRLLQVALLLLLLVATGRRATGAPVATELRCQCLQTLQGIHPKNIQSVIVKAPGPHCAETEVIATLKNGQKACLNPASPMVQKIIEKILNKGSTD; from the exons ATGGCACGCGCCGCGCTCTCCGCAGCCCCCAGCAATCCTCGGCTCCTGCAGGTGGCgctgctgctcctgctcctgGTGGCCACCGGAAGGCGGGCAACAG GAGCACCTGTGGCCACTGAACTGCGCTGCCAGTGCTTGCAGACCCTGCAGGGAATTCACCCCAAGAACATCCAAAGTGTGATTGTGAAGGCCCCAGGACCCCACTGCGCGGAAACCGAAGTCAT AGCCACACTCAAGAATGGGCAGAAAGCTTGTCTCAACCCCGCATCCCCCATGGTTCAGAAAATCATCGAAAAGATACTGAACAA GGGGAGCACCGACTGA